In one Inquilinus sp. Marseille-Q2685 genomic region, the following are encoded:
- a CDS encoding MFS transporter: MIRPRSLPFLVLLAALVALGGLAVDMYLPALPTIGAEYAAGPDRVQLTMSVYLLGSAAGQIVIGPLSDRFGRRPVPIGGFVLSPPPWQRSPPPRCWPSASPPSTAAAHRRPEPPIDPS; encoded by the coding sequence GTGATCCGCCCCCGCAGCCTGCCCTTCCTGGTCCTGCTCGCCGCCCTGGTCGCCCTGGGCGGGCTGGCGGTCGACATGTACCTGCCGGCGCTGCCGACCATCGGGGCGGAGTACGCGGCCGGGCCGGACCGGGTGCAGCTGACCATGAGCGTCTATCTGCTCGGCTCCGCCGCCGGGCAGATCGTGATCGGCCCCCTGAGCGACCGGTTCGGCCGCCGGCCGGTGCCGATCGGCGGCTTCGTGCTTTCGCCGCCGCCATGGCAGCGGTCGCCCCCGCCGCGCTGCTGGCCGAGCGCATCGCCGCCGTCCACAGCCGCCGCGCACAGACGGCCTGAACCGCCCATCGATCCCTCTTGA